From a single Vitis vinifera cultivar Pinot Noir 40024 chromosome 18, ASM3070453v1 genomic region:
- the LOC100252053 gene encoding uncharacterized protein LOC100252053 isoform X1 has translation MEKLGASSDGSRELQCVGRLEVVRPKPVGFLCGSIPVPTDKAFHAVNSALIIPSSPTVSAPRYRMIPTETDLNMPPLQSDLPEKVLPLAAVQSSSAGDLPWESGAVKSNLTSKGEALAVSGLVEYGDDIDVIAPVDILKQIFKMPYSKAQLSIAVHRIGQTLVLNTGPGIEDGEKLVRRHNQSKCADQSLFLNFAMHSVRMEACDCPPTHNSQSEEQPNSSEVLPGLFECRAEDGLESSDYPAQGVTSQFFEPVDDVSQKEGFNCPEYTHVKQGNFFWGSKTNKRSNGHDSVKKASQVGEKPRYSVQDSEKYRRVGNDGFSRVLFWQFHNFRMLLGSDLLLFSNEKYVAVSLHLWDVTRQVTPLTWLEAWLDNVMASVPELAICYHQNGVVQGYELLKTDDIFLLKGVSEDGTPAFHPHVVQQNGLSVLRFLQENCKQDPGAYWLYKSAGEDVIQLFDLSVIPKNHSSNDCDDSSSSLPSLVHRGRSDSLPSLGTLLYRIAHRLSLSMASNNRAKCARFFKKCFDFLDRPDLLVVRAFAHEQFARLILNYEEELDLTSEGLPVESDITVTDAEEEPLDLVSSISESIIHGDIPSLIPEDEPSEEGTYFQDTISEVSSKMTLEENISASKKLIASGDTAMGDQGVVLNSIDDENFAVTSAHVVQSVADPISSKLAAVHHVSQAIKSLRWKRQLKSTEPENGEHGGRIHDRSPSSVNFSVCACGDADCIEVCDIREWLPTTKLDHKLWKLVLLLGESYLALGQAYKEDGQLHQTLKVVELACAVYGSMPRHLGDTIFISSMVSTSPSQTELNDRRERLKSSSSDDGLTFDRFSSTYLFWAKAWTLVGDVYVEFHMIRGTEISIQAERKPCSGELRMSSEVMKEVKRLKKKLGQYKQNCSSCSLVNCSCQNDRASSGSSASSSSGDTLPFVYGRKLSKRSYSKSASYSHVEKPDGDLIYHKVDNRRSSESQCLRHDRDDGAIAEASHIITDKLRVKTLEATNRKRVESTYEIHDAQFKMADQPKNALGETPKTKNGGIFKYFGGPVVGDADYNLSAALSCYEEAIRALGELPTGSAELQSVIKKKGWVCNELGRSRLERKELEKAEVAFVEAINAFKEVCDHMNIILINCNLGHGRRALAEEMVSKIEGLKVHAIFHDAYNQALETAKLEYRESLRYYGAAKAELSAITEEADSEASSLRNEVYTQTAHTYLRLGMLLAREDTVAEAYEKGAFEDVTTCYTSSSGRQGRKDIRKHEISANDAIRKALSLYESLGESRKQEAAYAYFQLACYQRDFCLKFLESDHLEGNLLKGENSLLQRIKQYASLAERNWQKSTDFYGPKTHATMYLTILMERSALSLRLSSYFHSNAMLESALSRLLDGRYISGETISDSLRNLNSEVLSKFWSQLQMILKSMLAAALSESTNRSSPAPHPGVPSNRFQDVGKLRELYKMSLQSTDLSQLHAMHKLLTA, from the exons ATTTACCTTGGGAAAGTGGTGCTGTTAAATCAAACCTTACTAGTAAAGGTGAGGCCCTTGCTGTGTCTGGTTTGGTGGAGTATGGAGATGATATAGATGTGATTGCTCCAGTTGACATACTGAAGCAGATATTTAAGATGCCATATTCCAAGGCTCAACTGTCAATTGCAGTTCATCGTATTGGGCAGACTCTTGTTCTAAATACTGG GCCTGGTATTGAAGACGGAGAAAAATTGGTTAGAAGACATAATCAATCAAAATGTGCGGATCAGTCTTTATTTTTGAACTTCGCCATGCATTCAGTTAGAATGGAGGCTTGTGATTGTCCACCTACTCATAATTCCCAGTCAGAAGAGCAACCAAACTCATCTGAGGTTCTTCCTGGGCTGTTTGAGTGCAGGGCGGAGGATGGTCTTGAATCTTCTGATTATCCAGCACAAGGTGTTACATCCCAGTTTTTTGAACCGGTTGATGATGTTTCTCAAAAGGAAGGATTCAACTGTCCAGAGTACACACATGTCAAACAGGGCAACTTTTTCTGGGGAAGCAAAACGAATAAGAGAAGTAATGGGCATGATTCTGTTAAAAAGGCTTCACAAGTTGGTGAAAAGCCTAGGTACTCGGTACAAGACTCTGAGAAATATCGAAGAGTTGGTAATGATGGGTTTTCGAGGGTTTTATTTTGGCAATTTCACAACTTTCGTATGCTCCTGGGCAGTGACTTGCTTCTATTCAGTAATGAGAAATATGTTGCTGTGAGTTTGCATTTATGGGATGTCACTAGACAG GTCACTCCATTAACTTGGCTTGAGGCTTGGCTTGACAATGTCATGGCAAGTGTGCCTGAATTGGCCATCTGTTATCATCAAAATGGTGTTGTTCAGGGCTATGAGCTTCTGAAAACGGATGATATATTTCTGCTCAAGGGTGTTTCTGAGGATGGTACACCTGCTTTTCATCCACATGTTGTCCAACAAAATGGCCTTTCTGTTTTGAGGTTCCTTCAGGAAAACTGCAAGCAAGATCCTGGTGCTTACTGG CTCTATAAAAGTGCTGGGGAAGATGTAATTCAACTTTTTGATCTTTCTGTCATTCCCAAGAACCATTCTTCCAATGATTGTGATGATAGCTCTAGTTCTCTGCCATCTCTGGTGCATAGAGGGAGAAGTGATTCCTTACCTTCACTGGGGACTCTCCTGTACCGAATTGCTCATAGGCTTTCACTCTCCATG GCTTCTAACAATAGGGCCAAGTGTGCAAGATTCTTCAAGAAATGCTTCGACTTCTTGGATCGGCCAGATCTTCTG GTTGTTCGTGCATTTGCTCATGAACAATTTGCAAGACTCATTTTGAATTATGAAGAAGAGCTGGATTTAACATCTGAAGGCCTTCCTGTGGAATCTGACATTACAGTTACTGATGCCGAAGAAGAACCACTGGATCTTGTTAGTAGTATTTctgaatcaattatccatggaGACATCCCATCCCTCATTCCAGAGGATGAACCAAGTGAAGAAGGAACTTATTTTCAAGATACAATATCTGAAGTTTCTTCAAAGATGACTTTGGAAGAAAACATATCTGCTTCCAAAAAATTGATAGCATCAGGTGACACAGCAATGGGTGATCAAGGGGTTGTGTTGAATTCCATAGATGATGAGAACTTTGCAGTGACTTCTGCTCATGTGGTTCAATCTGTTGCTGATCCAATCTCTTCTAAGTTAGCTGCTGTACATCATGTTTCCCAAGCAATTAAGTCCCTTAGATGGAAGCGCCAACTGAAGAGCACTGAACCAGAAAATGGAGAACATGGTGGCAGAATTCATGATAGATCACCTTCATCTGTAAATTTTTCTGTTTGTGCTTGTGGTGATGCTGACTGTATAGAAGTTTGTGATATTCGGGAGTGGCTTCCAACAACGAAGCTTGACCATAAGCTGTGGAAACTTGTTCTTTTACTTGGAGAATCTTATTTGGCCCTTGGACAAGCATATAAGGAGGATGGTCAGTTGCATCAAACTTTGAAGGTTGTAGAATTAGCATGTGCTGTTTATGGATCAATGCCTCGGCATCTTGGGGATACAATATttatttcatcaatggttagcACCTCTCCATCCCAGACTGAACTCAATGATAGAAGAGAGAGGCTGAAATCTAGTTCTAGTGATGACGGTCTTACTTTTGACCGGTTTTCTTCCACTTATCTCTTCTGGGCCAAGGCGTGGACACTAGTTGGTGATGTGTATGTTGAGTTTCATATGATAAGGGGTACAGAGATCTCAATACAAGCAGAGAGAAAGCCTTGTAGCGGGGAATTAAGAATGTCATCAGAAGTTATGAAGGAAGTCAAAAGACTTAAGAAGAAGCTGGGACAGTATAAGCAGAACTGTAGTTCATGTTCCTTGGTTAACTGCAGCTGCCAGAATGATAGGGCCAGCAGTGGCAGCAGTGCAAGCAGTAGCAGTGGAGATACACTTCCCTTTGTTTATGGCAGAAAACTGAGTAAAAGATCATATTCCAAGAGTGCTTCCTACTCACATGTGGAAAAACCTGATGGGGATCTCATTTATCACAAAGTGGATAATAGAAGAAGTTCTGAAAGTCAATGCTTGCGGCATGACAGAGATGATGGCGCCATTGCAGAAGCTTCTCATATAATTACAGACAAGCTCAGAGTAAAAACCTTGGAAGCTACTAACCGTAAAAGAGTTGAGAGTACCTATGAAATTCATGATGCACAGTTTAAGATGGCAGATCAACCTAAAAATGCTCTTGGAGAAACACCCAAGAcaaaaaatggtggaatatTCAAATACTTTGGGGGTCCTGTAGTTGGAGATGCAGATTACAATCTTTCAGCTGCTCTAAGCTGTTATGAAGAAGCCATAAGAGCATTGGGTGAGCTACCTACTGGTTCAGCAGAACTACAGTCTGTAATTAAAAAGAAAGGATGGGTTTGCAATGAACTGGGTCGAAGCAGGCTTGAAAGAAAGGAACTGGAAAAAGCTGAAGTTGCTTTTGTAGAAGCCATAAATGCATTCAAAGAGGTTTGTGACCATATGAACATTATATTAATTAACTGTAATCTGGGCCATGGCAGGCGTGCATTGGCTGAAGAGATGGTATCAAAGATAGAAGGTCTCAAAGTACATGCAATTTTCCATGATGCATATAACCAAGCTCTTGAGACTGCCAAACTGGAATACAGGGAATCACTTAGATACTATGGAGCAGCAAAAGCAGAACTAAGTGCTATTACTGAAGAGGCTGATTCTGAAGCAAGCAGCTTGAGGAATGAAGTATATACACAAACTGCTCATACTTATCTGCGGCTTGGCATGCTTTTAGCAAGAGAAGATACAGTTGCAGAGGCTTATGAAAAAGGAGCCTTTGAAGATGTAACAACATGTTATACTAGTTCTAGTGGTAGACAAGGTAGGAAAGATATAAGGAAGCATGAGATCTCAGCTAATGATGCCATTAGGAAAGCTTTGTCTTTGTATGAATCACTAGGTGAGTCGCGCAAACAGGAGGCTGCATATGCATATTTCCAGCTTGCTTGCTACCAAAGAGATTTCTGTTTGAAGTttttggagtccgatcatttgGAAGGCAATTTGTTGAAAGGTGAAAACAGCCTTCTCCAAAGGATCAAGCAGTATGCTTCTTTGGCAGAGAGGAATTGGCAAAAGTCTACAGACTTTTATGGCCCAAAGACGCATGCCACCATGTACCTGACCATCCTGATGGAGAGATCAGCTCTTTCACTACGTCTTTCAAGCTATTTTCACTCGAATGCA ATGCTGGAATCAGCTCTCTCCCGTCTTCTTGATGGACGCTACATATCTGGGGAAACAATCTCAGATTCCTTAAGAAACCTCAATTCTGAAGTCCTTTCTAAATTTTGGAGTCAGTTGCAGATGATATTAAAGAGTATGTTGGCTGCGGCACTCTCAGAAAGTACAAACAGGTCTTCTCCTGCCCCTCATCCAGGTGTACCATCTAACAGGTTCCAAGATGTTGGAAAACTGAGGGAGCTGTACAAGATGTCTCTGCAGTCCACTGATTTGAGTCAATTGCATGCTATGCACAAGCTGTTAACGGCATAA
- the LOC100252053 gene encoding uncharacterized protein LOC100252053 isoform X2 — protein sequence MPYSKAQLSIAVHRIGQTLVLNTGPGIEDGEKLVRRHNQSKCADQSLFLNFAMHSVRMEACDCPPTHNSQSEEQPNSSEVLPGLFECRAEDGLESSDYPAQGVTSQFFEPVDDVSQKEGFNCPEYTHVKQGNFFWGSKTNKRSNGHDSVKKASQVGEKPRYSVQDSEKYRRVGNDGFSRVLFWQFHNFRMLLGSDLLLFSNEKYVAVSLHLWDVTRQVTPLTWLEAWLDNVMASVPELAICYHQNGVVQGYELLKTDDIFLLKGVSEDGTPAFHPHVVQQNGLSVLRFLQENCKQDPGAYWLYKSAGEDVIQLFDLSVIPKNHSSNDCDDSSSSLPSLVHRGRSDSLPSLGTLLYRIAHRLSLSMASNNRAKCARFFKKCFDFLDRPDLLVVRAFAHEQFARLILNYEEELDLTSEGLPVESDITVTDAEEEPLDLVSSISESIIHGDIPSLIPEDEPSEEGTYFQDTISEVSSKMTLEENISASKKLIASGDTAMGDQGVVLNSIDDENFAVTSAHVVQSVADPISSKLAAVHHVSQAIKSLRWKRQLKSTEPENGEHGGRIHDRSPSSVNFSVCACGDADCIEVCDIREWLPTTKLDHKLWKLVLLLGESYLALGQAYKEDGQLHQTLKVVELACAVYGSMPRHLGDTIFISSMVSTSPSQTELNDRRERLKSSSSDDGLTFDRFSSTYLFWAKAWTLVGDVYVEFHMIRGTEISIQAERKPCSGELRMSSEVMKEVKRLKKKLGQYKQNCSSCSLVNCSCQNDRASSGSSASSSSGDTLPFVYGRKLSKRSYSKSASYSHVEKPDGDLIYHKVDNRRSSESQCLRHDRDDGAIAEASHIITDKLRVKTLEATNRKRVESTYEIHDAQFKMADQPKNALGETPKTKNGGIFKYFGGPVVGDADYNLSAALSCYEEAIRALGELPTGSAELQSVIKKKGWVCNELGRSRLERKELEKAEVAFVEAINAFKEVCDHMNIILINCNLGHGRRALAEEMVSKIEGLKVHAIFHDAYNQALETAKLEYRESLRYYGAAKAELSAITEEADSEASSLRNEVYTQTAHTYLRLGMLLAREDTVAEAYEKGAFEDVTTCYTSSSGRQGRKDIRKHEISANDAIRKALSLYESLGESRKQEAAYAYFQLACYQRDFCLKFLESDHLEGNLLKGENSLLQRIKQYASLAERNWQKSTDFYGPKTHATMYLTILMERSALSLRLSSYFHSNAMLESALSRLLDGRYISGETISDSLRNLNSEVLSKFWSQLQMILKSMLAAALSESTNRSSPAPHPGVPSNRFQDVGKLRELYKMSLQSTDLSQLHAMHKLLTA from the exons ATGCCATATTCCAAGGCTCAACTGTCAATTGCAGTTCATCGTATTGGGCAGACTCTTGTTCTAAATACTGG GCCTGGTATTGAAGACGGAGAAAAATTGGTTAGAAGACATAATCAATCAAAATGTGCGGATCAGTCTTTATTTTTGAACTTCGCCATGCATTCAGTTAGAATGGAGGCTTGTGATTGTCCACCTACTCATAATTCCCAGTCAGAAGAGCAACCAAACTCATCTGAGGTTCTTCCTGGGCTGTTTGAGTGCAGGGCGGAGGATGGTCTTGAATCTTCTGATTATCCAGCACAAGGTGTTACATCCCAGTTTTTTGAACCGGTTGATGATGTTTCTCAAAAGGAAGGATTCAACTGTCCAGAGTACACACATGTCAAACAGGGCAACTTTTTCTGGGGAAGCAAAACGAATAAGAGAAGTAATGGGCATGATTCTGTTAAAAAGGCTTCACAAGTTGGTGAAAAGCCTAGGTACTCGGTACAAGACTCTGAGAAATATCGAAGAGTTGGTAATGATGGGTTTTCGAGGGTTTTATTTTGGCAATTTCACAACTTTCGTATGCTCCTGGGCAGTGACTTGCTTCTATTCAGTAATGAGAAATATGTTGCTGTGAGTTTGCATTTATGGGATGTCACTAGACAG GTCACTCCATTAACTTGGCTTGAGGCTTGGCTTGACAATGTCATGGCAAGTGTGCCTGAATTGGCCATCTGTTATCATCAAAATGGTGTTGTTCAGGGCTATGAGCTTCTGAAAACGGATGATATATTTCTGCTCAAGGGTGTTTCTGAGGATGGTACACCTGCTTTTCATCCACATGTTGTCCAACAAAATGGCCTTTCTGTTTTGAGGTTCCTTCAGGAAAACTGCAAGCAAGATCCTGGTGCTTACTGG CTCTATAAAAGTGCTGGGGAAGATGTAATTCAACTTTTTGATCTTTCTGTCATTCCCAAGAACCATTCTTCCAATGATTGTGATGATAGCTCTAGTTCTCTGCCATCTCTGGTGCATAGAGGGAGAAGTGATTCCTTACCTTCACTGGGGACTCTCCTGTACCGAATTGCTCATAGGCTTTCACTCTCCATG GCTTCTAACAATAGGGCCAAGTGTGCAAGATTCTTCAAGAAATGCTTCGACTTCTTGGATCGGCCAGATCTTCTG GTTGTTCGTGCATTTGCTCATGAACAATTTGCAAGACTCATTTTGAATTATGAAGAAGAGCTGGATTTAACATCTGAAGGCCTTCCTGTGGAATCTGACATTACAGTTACTGATGCCGAAGAAGAACCACTGGATCTTGTTAGTAGTATTTctgaatcaattatccatggaGACATCCCATCCCTCATTCCAGAGGATGAACCAAGTGAAGAAGGAACTTATTTTCAAGATACAATATCTGAAGTTTCTTCAAAGATGACTTTGGAAGAAAACATATCTGCTTCCAAAAAATTGATAGCATCAGGTGACACAGCAATGGGTGATCAAGGGGTTGTGTTGAATTCCATAGATGATGAGAACTTTGCAGTGACTTCTGCTCATGTGGTTCAATCTGTTGCTGATCCAATCTCTTCTAAGTTAGCTGCTGTACATCATGTTTCCCAAGCAATTAAGTCCCTTAGATGGAAGCGCCAACTGAAGAGCACTGAACCAGAAAATGGAGAACATGGTGGCAGAATTCATGATAGATCACCTTCATCTGTAAATTTTTCTGTTTGTGCTTGTGGTGATGCTGACTGTATAGAAGTTTGTGATATTCGGGAGTGGCTTCCAACAACGAAGCTTGACCATAAGCTGTGGAAACTTGTTCTTTTACTTGGAGAATCTTATTTGGCCCTTGGACAAGCATATAAGGAGGATGGTCAGTTGCATCAAACTTTGAAGGTTGTAGAATTAGCATGTGCTGTTTATGGATCAATGCCTCGGCATCTTGGGGATACAATATttatttcatcaatggttagcACCTCTCCATCCCAGACTGAACTCAATGATAGAAGAGAGAGGCTGAAATCTAGTTCTAGTGATGACGGTCTTACTTTTGACCGGTTTTCTTCCACTTATCTCTTCTGGGCCAAGGCGTGGACACTAGTTGGTGATGTGTATGTTGAGTTTCATATGATAAGGGGTACAGAGATCTCAATACAAGCAGAGAGAAAGCCTTGTAGCGGGGAATTAAGAATGTCATCAGAAGTTATGAAGGAAGTCAAAAGACTTAAGAAGAAGCTGGGACAGTATAAGCAGAACTGTAGTTCATGTTCCTTGGTTAACTGCAGCTGCCAGAATGATAGGGCCAGCAGTGGCAGCAGTGCAAGCAGTAGCAGTGGAGATACACTTCCCTTTGTTTATGGCAGAAAACTGAGTAAAAGATCATATTCCAAGAGTGCTTCCTACTCACATGTGGAAAAACCTGATGGGGATCTCATTTATCACAAAGTGGATAATAGAAGAAGTTCTGAAAGTCAATGCTTGCGGCATGACAGAGATGATGGCGCCATTGCAGAAGCTTCTCATATAATTACAGACAAGCTCAGAGTAAAAACCTTGGAAGCTACTAACCGTAAAAGAGTTGAGAGTACCTATGAAATTCATGATGCACAGTTTAAGATGGCAGATCAACCTAAAAATGCTCTTGGAGAAACACCCAAGAcaaaaaatggtggaatatTCAAATACTTTGGGGGTCCTGTAGTTGGAGATGCAGATTACAATCTTTCAGCTGCTCTAAGCTGTTATGAAGAAGCCATAAGAGCATTGGGTGAGCTACCTACTGGTTCAGCAGAACTACAGTCTGTAATTAAAAAGAAAGGATGGGTTTGCAATGAACTGGGTCGAAGCAGGCTTGAAAGAAAGGAACTGGAAAAAGCTGAAGTTGCTTTTGTAGAAGCCATAAATGCATTCAAAGAGGTTTGTGACCATATGAACATTATATTAATTAACTGTAATCTGGGCCATGGCAGGCGTGCATTGGCTGAAGAGATGGTATCAAAGATAGAAGGTCTCAAAGTACATGCAATTTTCCATGATGCATATAACCAAGCTCTTGAGACTGCCAAACTGGAATACAGGGAATCACTTAGATACTATGGAGCAGCAAAAGCAGAACTAAGTGCTATTACTGAAGAGGCTGATTCTGAAGCAAGCAGCTTGAGGAATGAAGTATATACACAAACTGCTCATACTTATCTGCGGCTTGGCATGCTTTTAGCAAGAGAAGATACAGTTGCAGAGGCTTATGAAAAAGGAGCCTTTGAAGATGTAACAACATGTTATACTAGTTCTAGTGGTAGACAAGGTAGGAAAGATATAAGGAAGCATGAGATCTCAGCTAATGATGCCATTAGGAAAGCTTTGTCTTTGTATGAATCACTAGGTGAGTCGCGCAAACAGGAGGCTGCATATGCATATTTCCAGCTTGCTTGCTACCAAAGAGATTTCTGTTTGAAGTttttggagtccgatcatttgGAAGGCAATTTGTTGAAAGGTGAAAACAGCCTTCTCCAAAGGATCAAGCAGTATGCTTCTTTGGCAGAGAGGAATTGGCAAAAGTCTACAGACTTTTATGGCCCAAAGACGCATGCCACCATGTACCTGACCATCCTGATGGAGAGATCAGCTCTTTCACTACGTCTTTCAAGCTATTTTCACTCGAATGCA ATGCTGGAATCAGCTCTCTCCCGTCTTCTTGATGGACGCTACATATCTGGGGAAACAATCTCAGATTCCTTAAGAAACCTCAATTCTGAAGTCCTTTCTAAATTTTGGAGTCAGTTGCAGATGATATTAAAGAGTATGTTGGCTGCGGCACTCTCAGAAAGTACAAACAGGTCTTCTCCTGCCCCTCATCCAGGTGTACCATCTAACAGGTTCCAAGATGTTGGAAAACTGAGGGAGCTGTACAAGATGTCTCTGCAGTCCACTGATTTGAGTCAATTGCATGCTATGCACAAGCTGTTAACGGCATAA